A section of the Candidatus Ozemobacteraceae bacterium genome encodes:
- a CDS encoding molybdopterin molybdotransferase MoeA, which yields MIKYEDAKRLMLTSAGRTAVERVGLDDADGRILAEDIVSDVDMPPFNKSAMDGYACRREDLGLDGLTVIDEIPAGCQPGREIRPGTCARIFTGAPVPEGAETIVMQEHVERVGNRIRIVKVDAAQNICFRGEDVRAGDIVLRRGDRISPTHIAVLATVGSTRPLVACRPRVTLFSTGSELVEPHVKPGAAQIRNSNGGQLAAQIRSAGALPRNGGILADDEAMMTEAFRRAMSSSDLIVVSGGVSTGEYDLVPGILGKLGFEIVYKSVGIQPGRPTLFGKCDSVFCCGLPGNPVASYVMFELLVKPFIFRMMGHAYRPLVVEARVAAPLKRDGAKRQACIPVRFLAPDLVEPLPYHGPAHISTMVDVEGLIVTPPGGISLEAGERIQIQTIPR from the coding sequence ATGATCAAGTATGAAGATGCGAAGCGGTTGATGCTGACGAGCGCCGGCCGCACGGCCGTCGAACGCGTCGGGCTTGATGATGCGGATGGGCGGATCCTGGCGGAGGATATCGTGTCGGACGTCGACATGCCGCCATTCAACAAGTCGGCCATGGACGGCTATGCATGTCGTCGCGAGGATCTCGGTCTCGACGGGCTGACGGTGATCGACGAGATACCCGCCGGTTGTCAGCCGGGACGGGAAATCCGTCCCGGAACCTGCGCCCGCATTTTCACGGGCGCGCCCGTGCCTGAAGGGGCGGAAACGATCGTCATGCAGGAGCACGTCGAGCGGGTTGGGAACCGCATACGGATCGTGAAAGTTGACGCAGCGCAAAATATCTGCTTCCGGGGGGAGGATGTTCGCGCCGGTGATATCGTTCTCCGGCGCGGCGACCGCATCTCCCCGACCCATATCGCCGTCTTGGCGACCGTCGGGTCGACACGTCCTCTGGTGGCGTGTCGGCCGCGAGTGACGCTGTTCTCCACCGGAAGCGAGCTTGTCGAGCCGCATGTGAAACCCGGAGCCGCCCAGATCCGCAACAGCAATGGTGGCCAGCTTGCCGCACAAATCAGAAGCGCAGGAGCCCTTCCCCGGAACGGCGGGATCCTCGCGGATGATGAAGCGATGATGACCGAGGCCTTTCGACGCGCGATGTCGTCATCCGACCTGATCGTCGTGAGCGGCGGCGTCTCGACGGGCGAGTATGACCTTGTGCCGGGAATTCTCGGCAAGCTCGGCTTCGAGATCGTGTACAAGAGCGTCGGCATACAACCCGGCCGCCCGACGTTGTTTGGGAAATGCGATTCGGTCTTCTGCTGCGGCCTGCCCGGAAATCCCGTCGCTTCGTATGTGATGTTCGAACTGCTCGTGAAGCCATTCATCTTCAGGATGATGGGACATGCATACCGGCCGCTGGTCGTCGAGGCCCGCGTGGCGGCACCGCTGAAACGTGATGGGGCGAAACGGCAGGCCTGCATTCCGGTTCGATTCCTGGCTCCCGATCTCGTCGAACCGCTCCCGTATCACGGTCCGGCTCACATCAGCACGATGGTCGATGTTGAGGGACTGATTGTAACTCCTCCCGGCGGCATTTCTCTGGAGGCGGGGGAGCGGATACAGATACAGACGATTCCCCGGTAA
- a CDS encoding methylmalonyl-CoA mutase family protein, whose product MSDKSIYKPRNQVRIVTATSLFDGHDVAVNIMRRLLQQGGAEVIHLGHNRSVREIIDAAVQEDVHAVAVSSYQGGHMEFFKYLRACADEAGRKDLLIFGGGGGVILPQEAEELHAVGVTRIYSPEDGRKMGLQGMISDILERCDHAFSAWPKELGTGPVKADEPIRLARALTLLETSRTALPKKILEQLEKGRRATTLESAGANHVGKPPLVLGVTGPGGAGKSSLTDELIRRFRLEYPDRRYCVFSIDPSKKKTGGALLGDRIRMNAIDHPHVFMRSLATRQSGSELSDAIADSVSLARAAGFDLIVVETSGIGQGDTGILGIADVALYVMTSEFGAPMQLEKIDMLDFADLIAINKFDRRGSEDAWRDVCRQLRRTRYEGKYIEPETMPVFGTMASAWNDDGANGLYRELQAVLNRRGGVDAWQPLVELKCARRTSNIAPIIPQNRTNYLAEIANAVRSYHEETACEALAAKQAHACETALGLVSGEETRDELRRQRDEAWGKLPPRMQSALLTWPETAANYRGEVFRYAVRGKTFEVPTHTVSLSGLKIPRVAIPDTDDYATLVKFIREENVPGSFPYTAGVFPFRRADEDPKRQFAGEGGPKRTNRRFHFLTANDPAKRLSTAFDSVTLYGQDPQERPDVFGKVGESGVSIATIEDMRDLFAGFDLCDPNTSVSMTINGPAPIMLAFYLSNAVNQQVSKAEAAKGSPLTAEERAKVRADTLKTVRGTVQADILKEDQAQNTCIFSIDFALKMLGDIQEFFIRNEVRNYYSISISGYHIAEAGANPISQLAFTLANGFSFVEYYLSRGMKIDDFAPNLSFFFSNGMDPEYSVIGRVARRIWAIAMRNRYHANERSQKLKYHCQTSGRSLHAQEIQFNDIRTTLQALLAVNENANSLHTNAYDEAITTPTEESVRRSMAIQLIINREYGMAKNENPTQGSYFVEWLTDEVEKAVLAEFDRINSRGGVLGAMETQYQRAKIQDESMHYEMLKHTGELPIIGVNTYLNPQQDELGGKVEIQLARATADEKSEQLGRVDGFKRKHAKKCDEALSRLRDVVLAGGNIFEELLNTVNYATLGQITETLFTVGGQYRRSV is encoded by the coding sequence ATGAGCGACAAGAGCATTTACAAGCCCCGGAACCAGGTCCGGATCGTCACCGCCACATCTCTCTTCGACGGCCACGACGTCGCCGTGAACATCATGCGTCGTCTACTCCAGCAGGGCGGCGCCGAGGTGATTCACCTCGGCCACAACCGCAGTGTCCGCGAGATCATCGATGCGGCCGTCCAGGAAGACGTCCATGCGGTGGCGGTCAGTTCCTACCAGGGCGGTCACATGGAGTTCTTCAAATACCTGCGCGCGTGCGCCGACGAGGCGGGCCGGAAAGACCTTCTGATCTTCGGCGGCGGCGGCGGCGTCATCCTTCCGCAGGAAGCCGAAGAACTCCACGCGGTCGGCGTCACGCGCATCTACTCCCCGGAGGACGGCCGTAAAATGGGCCTCCAGGGGATGATCTCCGACATCCTCGAGCGGTGCGACCACGCGTTCTCCGCCTGGCCGAAAGAACTCGGAACCGGTCCCGTCAAGGCCGATGAACCGATCCGTCTCGCGCGAGCGCTCACCCTCCTCGAAACGTCGCGCACGGCGCTTCCGAAGAAGATCCTGGAACAACTCGAGAAGGGCCGCCGCGCAACGACGCTCGAGAGCGCCGGCGCGAATCACGTGGGCAAACCGCCCCTCGTGCTCGGCGTGACGGGCCCTGGCGGGGCCGGCAAGAGCAGCCTCACCGACGAGCTGATCCGGCGCTTCCGTCTTGAGTATCCCGACCGCCGCTACTGCGTGTTCAGCATCGACCCGTCGAAGAAGAAAACCGGCGGCGCCCTGCTCGGCGACCGTATCCGCATGAATGCGATCGATCACCCGCATGTGTTCATGCGCAGTCTCGCCACCAGGCAGAGCGGAAGCGAATTGTCAGACGCCATCGCCGACTCGGTCAGCCTCGCCCGCGCCGCCGGCTTCGACCTGATCGTCGTCGAGACGAGCGGCATCGGCCAGGGCGACACGGGCATCCTCGGCATCGCCGACGTGGCCCTGTATGTGATGACCAGCGAGTTCGGCGCCCCCATGCAGCTCGAGAAGATCGACATGCTCGATTTCGCCGACCTGATTGCGATCAACAAGTTCGACCGGCGCGGTTCCGAGGACGCCTGGCGCGATGTCTGCCGCCAGCTTCGCCGCACCAGATACGAGGGCAAATATATCGAGCCCGAAACGATGCCGGTGTTTGGCACCATGGCAAGCGCCTGGAACGACGACGGCGCGAACGGCCTGTATCGCGAACTCCAGGCCGTGTTGAATCGCCGCGGCGGCGTCGATGCCTGGCAGCCTCTTGTCGAACTCAAATGCGCCCGACGCACGAGTAATATCGCTCCGATCATACCGCAGAATCGCACGAACTATCTTGCCGAGATTGCCAACGCCGTCCGTTCCTACCACGAGGAAACCGCGTGCGAGGCGCTCGCCGCGAAACAGGCGCACGCATGCGAGACCGCTCTCGGCCTCGTGAGCGGCGAAGAGACGCGCGATGAGCTTCGCCGGCAGCGCGACGAGGCGTGGGGCAAGCTTCCCCCGCGCATGCAGAGCGCCCTGCTGACATGGCCCGAGACGGCGGCGAATTACCGTGGCGAGGTGTTCCGCTACGCCGTCCGCGGGAAAACCTTCGAGGTGCCGACGCACACGGTGTCTCTGTCGGGGTTGAAGATTCCCCGCGTCGCGATTCCCGACACCGACGATTACGCAACACTCGTGAAGTTCATTCGCGAGGAGAACGTGCCCGGCTCGTTCCCTTACACCGCAGGCGTTTTCCCGTTCAGGCGCGCCGATGAAGACCCCAAGCGGCAGTTCGCCGGTGAAGGCGGGCCGAAGCGAACCAACAGGCGGTTCCATTTCCTGACCGCAAACGACCCGGCCAAGCGCCTGTCTACGGCGTTCGACAGCGTCACCCTCTACGGCCAGGACCCGCAGGAACGGCCCGACGTGTTCGGCAAGGTCGGCGAGAGCGGCGTCAGCATCGCCACGATCGAGGACATGCGCGATCTGTTCGCCGGGTTCGATCTGTGCGACCCGAACACCAGCGTCAGCATGACCATCAACGGCCCCGCGCCGATCATGCTGGCATTCTATCTGTCGAACGCCGTCAACCAGCAGGTTTCGAAGGCCGAAGCGGCGAAGGGCTCGCCGCTGACCGCGGAAGAAAGAGCGAAGGTCCGCGCCGACACGCTGAAGACCGTTCGCGGCACGGTCCAGGCCGACATCCTGAAGGAAGATCAGGCTCAGAACACCTGCATTTTCTCGATCGACTTCGCGCTCAAGATGCTCGGCGACATCCAGGAGTTCTTCATCAGGAACGAAGTCAGGAACTACTATTCGATCAGCATCTCCGGCTATCACATCGCCGAGGCCGGCGCGAACCCGATCTCCCAGCTCGCGTTCACGCTGGCGAACGGCTTTTCGTTCGTCGAGTATTACCTGAGCCGCGGCATGAAGATCGACGACTTCGCCCCGAATCTCTCGTTCTTCTTCAGCAACGGCATGGATCCCGAGTATTCGGTCATCGGCCGGGTCGCGCGGCGCATCTGGGCGATCGCGATGCGCAACCGCTACCATGCGAACGAGCGGTCACAGAAGCTGAAATACCACTGCCAGACGAGCGGTAGATCGCTGCACGCCCAGGAGATCCAGTTCAACGACATCCGCACCACTCTCCAGGCACTGCTCGCCGTCAACGAGAACGCGAATTCTCTGCACACGAACGCCTACGACGAGGCGATCACGACGCCGACCGAAGAGAGCGTTCGCCGCAGCATGGCGATCCAGCTGATCATCAACCGCGAGTATGGCATGGCGAAGAACGAGAACCCGACGCAGGGAAGTTACTTCGTCGAGTGGCTGACCGACGAGGTCGAGAAGGCCGTGCTTGCCGAGTTCGACCGCATCAACTCGCGCGGAGGCGTCCTGGGGGCGATGGAAACCCAATATCAGCGGGCGAAGATCCAGGACGAGAGCATGCACTACGAGATGCTCAAACATACCGGAGAACTGCCGATCATCGGTGTGAACACCTATCTGAATCCGCAGCAGGACGAACTCGGCGGGAAGGTCGAGATCCAACTCGCCCGCGCGACGGCGGACGAGAAGAGCGAGCAGCTCGGCCGCGTCGACGGCTTCAAGCGGAAGCATGCGAAGAAGTGCGACGAAGCCCTGAGCCGTCTGCGTGACGTCGTCCTCGCCGGCGGGAACATCTTCGAAGAGTTGTTGAATACTGTAAACTATGCCACACTCGGCCAGATTACCGAGACGCTGTTCACGGTCGGCGGCCAGTATCGCCGTTCGGTCTGA
- a CDS encoding HEAT repeat domain-containing protein, producing MSAKRNVVLGIVILLLSFSSAVFAEDEVDKLILQVKGEAQFFDAEGKELGFFASWSIRHFDEQCRIAAATLLGRKGGLAAKAVDPLIMILKNGPNDIDTGDGILPMRSSVALALGRINDPKAIGPLLEKLKQPEPAAVLNSTSLASGSTPKTGLEQEAIVRALGMFGGQAKEAVPVLEELQRQTTNESLKKTIENTIYRIQNDKFIMPEDFY from the coding sequence ATGAGTGCCAAACGCAATGTTGTCCTAGGTATTGTCATTCTTCTCCTGTCTTTTTCATCGGCCGTATTCGCGGAAGATGAAGTTGACAAGCTCATTCTCCAGGTCAAAGGCGAAGCGCAGTTTTTCGATGCCGAAGGAAAGGAACTCGGGTTCTTCGCCTCGTGGAGCATCAGGCATTTCGACGAGCAGTGCAGGATCGCTGCGGCCACGCTTCTCGGTAGGAAGGGCGGGTTGGCTGCCAAGGCCGTCGATCCGCTCATCATGATCCTGAAAAACGGTCCGAACGATATCGATACCGGTGACGGTATCCTGCCGATGCGCTCCTCGGTTGCGCTTGCCCTCGGAAGAATCAACGACCCAAAGGCGATCGGCCCCCTGCTGGAAAAGCTGAAACAGCCCGAGCCCGCCGCCGTCCTGAACAGCACCAGTCTCGCTTCCGGTTCGACTCCGAAGACGGGGCTGGAACAGGAGGCCATCGTGAGAGCCCTGGGAATGTTTGGCGGACAGGCGAAGGAAGCTGTTCCCGTTCTCGAAGAGCTCCAGCGGCAGACGACGAATGAATCCCTGAAAAAAACGATAGAAAACACGATATATCGAATTCAAAACGACAAGTTCATCATGCCGGAAGATTTCTACTGA
- a CDS encoding 4Fe-4S binding protein: MADDSNRQSQPAPLTRAEFLRRGMTSAAGFLGTILDSLFGESLDGLVRMFPTYVRPPGAVAEGAFLETCIRCGACATACRFFAIKRVLTPGSFDEGTPFMLLRDTYCRLCEDAPCIASCPSGALRASSSGRFGRIGLANVSGKSCLRASGESCTLCRDACPKQFSAIYFMKNTVEPMVDAGRCVGCGACEAACIVRPEPAITIDPVKRS; this comes from the coding sequence ATGGCTGACGATTCGAACCGTCAAAGCCAGCCCGCTCCTCTGACCCGCGCCGAATTTCTTCGTCGCGGCATGACATCCGCCGCCGGTTTTCTGGGCACGATCCTCGATTCCCTTTTCGGCGAAAGCCTGGATGGGCTTGTCCGCATGTTTCCGACCTACGTCCGCCCGCCGGGAGCCGTCGCCGAGGGCGCGTTTCTCGAGACCTGCATCAGATGCGGCGCTTGCGCCACGGCCTGCAGATTTTTCGCGATCAAACGGGTTCTGACACCCGGCTCGTTCGACGAGGGGACCCCGTTCATGCTGCTTCGCGATACCTACTGCCGCCTGTGTGAAGACGCCCCCTGCATCGCCTCATGCCCGAGCGGCGCTCTTCGCGCGTCCTCTTCGGGCAGATTCGGACGCATCGGCCTTGCGAACGTTTCCGGGAAGTCCTGCCTCCGGGCGTCCGGGGAGTCCTGCACTCTTTGCCGCGACGCCTGCCCAAAACAATTCTCTGCAATATATTTCATGAAGAATACAGTCGAACCCATGGTAGACGCCGGCAGATGCGTCGGCTGCGGAGCGTGCGAAGCGGCCTGCATCGTCAGGCCCGAACCCGCCATCACGATCGATCCAGTGAAACGATCGTGA
- a CDS encoding MTH938/NDUFAF3 family protein codes for MEGRILDELILEVVAICLIGGIILSWIGWKVIRWSVGKLYFLWRSRKAGVLLQDENGIIEEVRWGCFRISGKEFQKDIRCVVHEPSLWTDRRGHVLDEEMITGVWEKDIEVLVIGLGIDGALQCPLDLQDRLRKRGIREIVAKPTVEACRIFNSYIKSGRRAALLAHGTC; via the coding sequence ATGGAAGGTCGGATTCTCGACGAGTTGATCCTGGAAGTGGTGGCGATCTGCCTCATCGGAGGGATCATCCTGTCCTGGATCGGCTGGAAGGTCATTCGGTGGAGCGTTGGAAAACTGTATTTTCTCTGGCGTTCGAGAAAAGCCGGGGTCTTGCTTCAGGACGAGAACGGGATCATCGAAGAAGTTCGCTGGGGGTGCTTCAGAATCTCGGGAAAAGAGTTTCAGAAGGACATCCGATGCGTCGTTCACGAGCCGAGCCTCTGGACGGACCGCAGAGGCCACGTTCTCGATGAAGAGATGATCACCGGCGTCTGGGAAAAGGATATCGAGGTTCTCGTCATCGGTCTTGGGATTGACGGGGCTTTGCAATGCCCGTTGGATCTTCAGGACCGACTTCGGAAACGCGGAATCCGTGAAATCGTCGCCAAGCCGACCGTCGAGGCCTGTCGCATCTTCAATTCGTATATCAAATCCGGACGGCGGGCGGCTCTGCTCGCACATGGGACTTGCTGA
- a CDS encoding sodium:solute symporter has protein sequence MGHSSIVFIGLSLYVAVTLYLTVRGMRRTKDLSSFTVGTGDIGPVWIGLSLTAQLTSVATFVVNPGLVYNYGLSALLGYGLAAGAGIMLGLVILSNRFRMVGSKVKALTIPQWIGARYESTGLRVFFALLSLSLMSFIVLIAVALALTLGSLLQVQGVSALSWLVVAVMVFVFSYTLIGGANTSTYTNALQAVIMLVVALILIGSGLPLLWKEGGLLAAIGNIDPQLTGLTNPASLYFRNVFEVFVCNFLVGLAIVCQPHILAKSLMLKNDIQVKKYLATAVVAGTVFLSVLVVGLYARATLTQVVTMDKVVPSYIAANFSSPVQVLIAIGLLCAGISTLEGLLLALSAIFSSDLYLALRTPVPGEDPETVSRRALAFGRTALVIAGIASVGMAWYQLRNPTGGSVAIFAQYGVYLLFTATFLPICCGLFFPKASRWLVTTGIIASVFGYALPATARAMGVDASILTLANNPAVLATFGILAGWTVVGLGLLVPEPQGELAPAPTAE, from the coding sequence ATGGGACACTCTAGCATCGTTTTCATCGGTCTTTCGCTGTATGTTGCCGTCACCTTGTATCTGACGGTCCGTGGCATGCGCCGCACAAAAGATCTCTCGAGTTTTACCGTCGGCACCGGCGACATCGGCCCTGTCTGGATCGGCCTTTCGCTCACCGCCCAGCTGACGAGCGTCGCAACGTTCGTGGTCAACCCCGGCCTCGTCTATAACTACGGATTGTCCGCCCTCCTCGGATACGGGCTTGCAGCAGGCGCGGGCATCATGCTCGGACTGGTCATCCTTTCCAACAGGTTTCGCATGGTCGGCAGCAAGGTGAAGGCACTGACGATTCCCCAGTGGATCGGAGCCCGATACGAATCCACGGGGCTTCGAGTCTTTTTTGCGCTGCTTTCCCTCTCGCTCATGAGCTTCATCGTGCTCATCGCTGTCGCCCTTGCGCTCACCCTGGGATCTCTCCTTCAGGTCCAGGGCGTATCGGCTCTGTCCTGGCTGGTCGTCGCCGTCATGGTGTTCGTCTTCAGCTACACCCTTATCGGCGGCGCCAACACATCGACCTACACAAACGCCCTGCAGGCGGTCATCATGCTGGTCGTCGCCCTGATCCTGATCGGAAGCGGCCTGCCCCTCTTATGGAAAGAAGGAGGACTCCTGGCGGCCATCGGCAACATCGATCCGCAGCTGACCGGGTTGACGAATCCGGCCTCTCTCTATTTCCGGAACGTCTTCGAGGTGTTCGTCTGCAACTTCCTGGTCGGGCTCGCCATCGTCTGCCAGCCGCATATTCTCGCCAAATCGCTGATGCTCAAGAACGACATTCAGGTGAAGAAGTATCTTGCGACCGCCGTCGTTGCCGGCACCGTCTTTCTCTCCGTCCTCGTCGTCGGTCTCTATGCCCGCGCCACGCTGACCCAGGTCGTCACCATGGACAAGGTGGTTCCCTCCTATATCGCCGCGAATTTTTCGAGTCCCGTCCAGGTGCTGATCGCCATTGGTCTGCTCTGCGCCGGCATATCGACCCTCGAAGGTCTCCTCCTGGCATTGTCCGCCATCTTTTCATCGGATTTGTATCTTGCCCTTCGCACGCCCGTCCCCGGCGAAGATCCGGAAACGGTCTCCCGCCGGGCGCTCGCCTTCGGCCGGACGGCTCTCGTCATCGCCGGCATCGCGAGCGTCGGGATGGCCTGGTATCAGCTTCGGAATCCGACGGGAGGCTCGGTGGCCATCTTCGCTCAGTATGGCGTCTATCTGCTGTTCACCGCAACGTTCCTTCCAATCTGCTGCGGCCTCTTTTTTCCCAAGGCGAGCAGATGGCTCGTGACGACCGGCATCATCGCCTCGGTGTTCGGATACGCTCTTCCCGCTACGGCTCGCGCCATGGGCGTTGACGCTTCCATTCTGACACTCGCCAACAATCCGGCAGTTCTTGCGACCTTCGGCATTCTGGCCGGCTGGACCGTCGTCGGACTCGGTCTCCTCGTCCCCGAACCGCAGGGGGAACTCGCTCCGGCCCCGACCGCTGAATAA
- a CDS encoding MBL fold metallo-hydrolase: protein MPKITFLTGLEGNRQRLDGGAMFGNAPREMWKNWSKPDECNRIDLACRSLLAKTDDNRTVLFEAGIGAFFDPKMKERFGVNPAHHMLLASLFTAGIREEDIDAVVLSHLHFDHAGGMLSAFEDGEPRLLFPNARYYIGEKQWRRARTPHARDRASFVPVLNDLLEKSGRVTLIPDSGESDLAPLVHFTISDGHTPGMLISWIEAPAAPLAFVADLIPGAAWVLPTISMGYDRFPELLLEEKQSLLNAVARRDGYLFFTHDPQMPFSRLRLDAKGRFAAVPACPAELLASPLSVTETANR, encoded by the coding sequence ATGCCGAAAATCACGTTTCTGACCGGCCTCGAAGGCAACCGTCAGCGGCTCGACGGCGGAGCGATGTTCGGGAACGCGCCGCGAGAGATGTGGAAGAATTGGTCGAAGCCCGATGAATGCAACCGTATCGACCTTGCCTGCCGTTCGCTCCTCGCGAAAACCGACGACAACCGGACCGTCCTGTTCGAAGCAGGCATCGGGGCGTTTTTCGATCCGAAGATGAAGGAACGGTTCGGCGTCAACCCGGCTCACCACATGCTTCTCGCGAGCCTGTTCACCGCCGGCATTCGCGAGGAGGATATCGACGCCGTCGTACTCTCTCACCTCCATTTCGACCATGCGGGCGGCATGCTGTCGGCGTTCGAAGACGGAGAACCCCGTCTGCTGTTCCCGAACGCGCGATATTATATCGGTGAAAAGCAATGGCGGCGCGCCCGTACACCGCATGCCCGGGACCGCGCCTCGTTCGTTCCGGTCCTGAACGATCTTCTCGAGAAGTCCGGCCGCGTGACGCTCATCCCCGACTCGGGCGAGTCGGATCTCGCCCCGCTCGTCCACTTCACGATCTCTGACGGCCATACGCCGGGCATGTTGATCTCGTGGATCGAAGCTCCCGCCGCCCCACTCGCCTTCGTCGCCGACCTGATCCCCGGAGCCGCCTGGGTCCTGCCGACGATTTCGATGGGGTACGACCGGTTTCCCGAGCTTCTCCTCGAAGAAAAACAGTCGTTATTGAACGCCGTCGCCCGGCGGGACGGGTATCTCTTCTTCACTCACGATCCGCAAATGCCGTTCTCCCGCCTCCGCCTCGACGCGAAAGGTCGCTTCGCCGCCGTTCCCGCCTGCCCCGCGGAACTCCTCGCCTCCCCCCTTTCGGTGACAGAAACCGCAAACCGCTGA
- the hydF gene encoding [FeFe] hydrogenase H-cluster maturation GTPase HydF yields MDATPRGIRPHIALFGRRNVGKSSLINALTGQKIALVSDVAGTTTDPVYKNMEVLPLGPVVFIDTAGLDDVGELGAMRVEATKAVLKKTDLALVVLEPAETLDACEKELLATLAAAGTPRIVIVNKCDDGSVPGALAEQLRGMDIAPLPVSAKTGLGIDILRGTHITQKLKDFEPGAILADLVKPGDFVVLVVPIDSAAPKGRIILPQVQAIRDLLDGGCVSVVTREHELRAAIAGLAKPPALVVTDSQVFRKVSEDIPKGTPFTSFSVVFARYKGDLATYIEGIRVLDRLKPDAKILIVEACTHHQMPDDIGRVKIPRWMREKFGPALQFEYARGSALPADLTSFDLAVQCGGCMANRRGILSQMSAVAEAGVPITNYGILIAWLHGVLDDAVRPFGLRLGA; encoded by the coding sequence ATGGATGCGACGCCTCGCGGAATTCGCCCTCATATCGCACTTTTCGGTCGCCGGAATGTCGGCAAGTCCTCGCTCATCAATGCCCTGACCGGGCAAAAGATCGCGCTCGTTTCTGATGTGGCGGGGACGACGACGGATCCCGTCTACAAAAACATGGAAGTGCTGCCGCTTGGCCCCGTCGTTTTCATCGACACAGCCGGCCTCGACGACGTTGGCGAACTCGGCGCGATGAGGGTCGAGGCCACGAAAGCCGTCCTGAAGAAGACGGACCTCGCCCTGGTTGTTCTCGAGCCGGCGGAGACGCTCGACGCATGCGAAAAGGAGCTCCTCGCCACCCTGGCTGCGGCAGGAACTCCGCGCATCGTGATCGTGAACAAATGCGATGACGGTTCCGTGCCGGGCGCTCTTGCGGAGCAACTGCGGGGCATGGACATAGCACCGTTGCCCGTCAGCGCGAAAACCGGCTTGGGAATCGATATCCTGCGCGGCACGCACATCACGCAGAAACTGAAGGATTTCGAGCCGGGAGCGATTCTCGCAGATCTTGTGAAGCCCGGAGATTTCGTCGTCCTGGTCGTTCCGATCGATTCCGCCGCTCCCAAGGGGCGGATCATCCTTCCGCAGGTCCAGGCGATTCGTGATCTGCTCGACGGCGGATGCGTTTCCGTCGTCACGCGGGAACACGAGCTTCGCGCCGCGATCGCCGGCCTGGCGAAGCCTCCGGCGCTCGTCGTCACGGATTCCCAGGTGTTCAGAAAGGTTTCCGAGGATATTCCAAAGGGAACGCCGTTCACCAGCTTCTCCGTCGTGTTCGCCAGATACAAAGGCGATCTCGCGACGTATATCGAAGGCATCAGGGTGCTTGACCGGCTGAAGCCCGACGCGAAAATTCTCATCGTCGAAGCTTGCACTCACCACCAGATGCCGGATGACATCGGACGGGTGAAGATTCCGCGCTGGATGCGCGAAAAGTTCGGTCCGGCCCTCCAGTTCGAGTATGCCCGCGGCTCGGCCCTTCCGGCCGACCTCACATCCTTCGACCTGGCCGTCCAGTGCGGCGGATGCATGGCGAACAGGCGCGGCATCCTGTCGCAGATGTCGGCCGTGGCGGAGGCTGGCGTCCCGATCACCAACTACGGCATCCTGATCGCCTGGCTCCACGGTGTGCTGGATGACGCCGTCCGGCCTTTTGGCCTCCGTCTCGGGGCGTGA